A genomic stretch from Edaphobacter aggregans includes:
- a CDS encoding hydroxymethylglutaryl-CoA lyase: MVKIIECPRDAWQGLPVHMPAEVKADYLRVLIAAGFRHIDAVSFVSAAAVPQMADSEKVLEYLDPPDDVEIIGIVVNGKGAERAIKTEAVQTLGFPYSISPGFLQRNQNQTPEESLEALEAVGTLGYKAGLDVVAYISMAFGNPYGDAWSIDEVVDACDLLVDSGVTQISLADTVGLATPKLVADVVSDVMAVHDGIEIGVHLHARYDGARELVRAAYSAGCRRFDAAMGGLGGCPFAQDVLVGNLATEVVLEELKALGAELPPFGPLDSLLSASAEISRKYGAKVQ, translated from the coding sequence ATGGTGAAGATTATCGAGTGTCCGCGGGATGCTTGGCAGGGGTTGCCGGTACATATGCCGGCTGAGGTGAAGGCGGACTATCTGCGGGTTTTGATTGCGGCTGGGTTCAGGCATATCGATGCGGTGAGTTTTGTTTCGGCGGCGGCGGTGCCGCAGATGGCGGACTCGGAGAAGGTGTTGGAGTATCTCGATCCTCCGGATGATGTGGAGATTATCGGCATCGTTGTGAACGGGAAGGGTGCGGAGCGGGCGATCAAGACTGAGGCGGTGCAGACGCTGGGATTTCCGTATTCGATATCGCCGGGATTTTTGCAGCGAAATCAGAATCAGACGCCGGAGGAGTCGCTGGAGGCTCTGGAGGCTGTGGGGACACTGGGGTATAAGGCAGGGTTGGATGTGGTGGCTTATATCTCGATGGCGTTTGGGAATCCTTATGGTGATGCGTGGAGCATCGATGAGGTGGTGGATGCGTGCGATCTGCTGGTGGATTCCGGGGTCACGCAGATCTCGCTGGCGGATACGGTGGGACTGGCGACGCCGAAGCTGGTGGCCGATGTGGTGAGCGATGTGATGGCCGTGCATGATGGCATTGAGATTGGGGTGCATCTACATGCGCGGTATGACGGAGCGCGAGAGTTAGTGCGGGCGGCGTATAGTGCTGGTTGCAGGCGCTTCGATGCGGCGATGGGAGGGCTGGGCGGGTGTCCGTTTGCGCAGGATGTGCTGGTCGGCAACCTCGCGACGGAGGTAGTGTTGGAGGAGTTGAAGGCGCTGGGGGCGGAGTTGCCTCCGTTCGGTCCGCTGGATTCGTTATTGTCGGCGAGTGCGGAGATTTCTCGGAAGTATGGAGCTAAAGTGCAGTAG
- the panB gene encoding 3-methyl-2-oxobutanoate hydroxymethyltransferase, with translation MSLTQPRDAASQPARKVTIQHLLDKKHSHQPITALTAYDYPTARLVDEAGIDIILVGDSLAMTVLGHDNTLAVTVDEMLHHTRAVRRAARSSFLVVDMPFGSYHTGTNDALRNATRFIKESGAEAVKIEGGASRAPLVEQLTQAEIPVVAHIGLTPQSLHRMSGYRVQGRSMAAIDALMTDAAILESAGAVAIVLEGVPREVAARITAASGIPTIGIGAGPDCDGQILVFHDLFQLTFAPHAKFVRTFGDAATLFRQGIEQYQHAVANRTFPSDSESYHLSTEVLTSFYHQETTEPQPI, from the coding sequence ATGAGCCTCACACAACCTCGCGACGCAGCTTCTCAGCCTGCACGCAAAGTCACCATCCAACATCTCCTCGATAAAAAGCACTCCCACCAGCCCATCACGGCGCTCACCGCGTACGACTACCCCACCGCAAGGCTAGTCGACGAAGCCGGAATCGATATCATCCTCGTCGGCGACTCCCTCGCCATGACCGTCCTCGGCCACGACAACACCCTGGCCGTCACCGTCGACGAGATGCTCCACCACACACGAGCCGTCCGCCGCGCCGCACGCTCGTCCTTCCTGGTCGTTGACATGCCTTTCGGCAGCTACCACACCGGCACCAACGACGCCCTCCGCAACGCCACCCGCTTCATCAAAGAAAGCGGTGCCGAGGCCGTCAAGATCGAGGGCGGCGCAAGCCGAGCCCCACTGGTCGAGCAACTCACCCAAGCCGAGATCCCAGTCGTTGCCCACATCGGCCTAACCCCGCAGTCACTCCACCGCATGAGCGGCTACCGCGTCCAGGGCCGCTCGATGGCCGCCATCGACGCACTCATGACCGACGCCGCCATTCTCGAATCCGCCGGCGCCGTCGCCATCGTGCTTGAAGGCGTCCCCCGCGAGGTCGCAGCCCGCATCACCGCCGCATCAGGCATCCCCACCATCGGCATCGGAGCCGGCCCCGACTGCGACGGCCAGATCCTCGTCTTCCACGATCTCTTCCAACTCACCTTTGCCCCGCACGCCAAGTTCGTCCGCACCTTCGGCGACGCAGCTACCCTCTTCCGCCAGGGCATCGAGCAGTACCAGCACGCCGTAGCCAACCGCACCTTCCCCAGCGACTCCGAAAGCTACCACCTTTCCACCGAAGTTCTAACCAGCTTTTACCACCAGGAAACCACCGAACCGCAACCAATCTAA
- a CDS encoding acetylserotonin O-methyltransferase, producing MSHEIGLSPDHIMQVGLGFWASKTLLSAVEMGVFTELTHGPAELDHLAGRVGLHPRSARDFMDALVALGFLQRVDGEYSNTPETALFLDRHKPSYIGGILEMANARLFGHWNHLTEGLRTGRLQNEAKDDSTDSPFMALYADPERLKGFLKGMTGVSHGANMAIAKKAPWAKYKTFVDVGAAQGDLAVQIALANPHLTGIGFDLPPVGPIFDEYAEVNGVSDRVSFQSGDFFTEALPDGVDVITMGHILHDWDVDEKKMLVKKAYDALNLGGAFVVYDAIIDDERSKNAFGLLMSLNMLIETPGGFDYTGAECIGWMKEAGFQDAYVEHLVGPDSMVVGFK from the coding sequence GTGAGTCACGAGATAGGTCTTTCACCAGACCATATCATGCAGGTAGGTCTGGGCTTTTGGGCTTCGAAGACGTTGCTGAGTGCGGTTGAAATGGGCGTGTTCACGGAGCTAACGCATGGTCCCGCGGAGTTGGATCATTTGGCTGGGCGAGTTGGTCTGCATCCGCGATCGGCGCGGGATTTTATGGATGCGTTGGTAGCGCTGGGGTTTCTGCAGCGAGTGGATGGTGAGTATTCGAATACGCCGGAGACTGCGCTATTTCTCGACCGGCACAAGCCGAGTTATATCGGCGGGATTCTGGAGATGGCGAATGCCAGGTTGTTCGGGCACTGGAACCATTTGACGGAAGGACTGCGCACGGGGCGGCTGCAGAACGAGGCCAAAGATGATTCCACCGATTCGCCTTTTATGGCTTTGTATGCGGACCCGGAGCGGCTGAAGGGGTTCCTGAAGGGGATGACGGGGGTCAGCCACGGCGCGAATATGGCGATTGCGAAGAAGGCTCCGTGGGCGAAGTACAAGACGTTTGTGGATGTGGGAGCGGCGCAAGGCGATTTGGCGGTGCAGATTGCATTGGCGAATCCTCATTTGACGGGGATTGGATTTGATCTGCCGCCGGTAGGTCCGATCTTTGATGAGTATGCAGAGGTCAATGGAGTGAGTGACCGGGTTAGTTTTCAGTCGGGGGATTTTTTCACGGAGGCGCTGCCGGACGGCGTTGATGTGATCACAATGGGACACATTCTGCATGATTGGGATGTGGACGAGAAGAAGATGCTGGTGAAGAAGGCTTATGACGCGCTGAATCTGGGAGGAGCGTTCGTGGTGTATGACGCGATCATCGATGATGAGCGGTCGAAGAACGCCTTTGGGTTGCTGATGAGCCTGAATATGCTAATCGAGACCCCCGGAGGGTTCGACTACACAGGTGCGGAGTGTATTGGATGGATGAAAGAGGCCGGGTTCCAGGATGCGTATGTAGAGCATCTGGTGGGGCCGGATTCGATGGTGGTTGGGTTTAAGTAG
- a CDS encoding HD domain-containing protein, whose amino-acid sequence MSERFGRDEALALLQEWTKGESLRKHGIAVSVCTEAYGRMEAARLGLAGAEAEAFVEPYACAGLLHDMDYERHPSLEEHPFVGVTHLRELGWPETVLQAILAHADYSGVARASHLEKALFACDELAGFLTACALVKPSKSINDVEVAGVKKKMKDKAFARAVKREDITGGAELLGVPLEEHLGNCLQAMQARAGCLGLEGSPVI is encoded by the coding sequence GTGAGTGAGAGATTCGGACGGGATGAGGCCCTGGCCTTGTTGCAGGAGTGGACGAAGGGTGAGTCGCTGCGGAAGCATGGGATAGCAGTTTCGGTTTGCACAGAGGCTTATGGGCGGATGGAGGCTGCGCGGCTTGGACTAGCGGGCGCAGAGGCTGAGGCGTTTGTCGAGCCGTATGCCTGTGCGGGGCTGTTGCATGACATGGATTATGAACGGCATCCCTCGCTGGAGGAGCATCCGTTTGTTGGGGTGACTCATCTGCGCGAGCTTGGGTGGCCGGAGACGGTGTTACAGGCGATTCTGGCGCATGCGGATTACTCGGGTGTTGCGCGGGCGTCGCATCTGGAGAAGGCTCTGTTTGCCTGTGATGAACTGGCGGGATTTTTGACAGCTTGTGCGCTCGTGAAGCCCTCGAAGTCTATCAATGACGTTGAGGTTGCCGGAGTAAAAAAGAAGATGAAGGATAAGGCTTTTGCTCGGGCGGTGAAGCGGGAGGATATTACCGGGGGTGCGGAGTTGCTTGGTGTTCCGCTGGAGGAGCATCTGGGGAATTGTTTGCAGGCGATGCAGGCGCGGGCGGGGTGCCTGGGGTTGGAGGGTTCGCCGGTTATATAG
- the rph gene encoding ribonuclease PH: MSAPASPLFRPDHRPADALRPTRITPNFVATAEGSVLIESGNTRVLCNATVEQGVPGWLRNSGRGWVTAEYGMLPRATLTRTPRESERGKVGGRTHEIQRLIGRSLRSVVDMKALGERTIILDCDVLQADGGTRTAAITGACVALALAINKLVTAGTLKTSPLRQMVAATSVGIVDGNILLDLAYEEDSRATVDMNVVMLANGGLVETQATAEKDSYSRRQLSDMLDYAEKGIHELLTAQRAILNTSV; encoded by the coding sequence ATGTCCGCACCAGCCTCGCCGCTCTTCCGTCCAGACCACCGTCCCGCCGACGCCCTCCGCCCCACCCGCATCACTCCTAACTTCGTCGCCACCGCCGAAGGCTCCGTCCTCATCGAATCCGGCAACACCCGTGTCCTTTGCAACGCCACCGTCGAGCAGGGTGTCCCCGGCTGGCTCCGCAACTCCGGCCGCGGCTGGGTCACCGCCGAATACGGCATGCTCCCCCGAGCCACTCTCACCCGCACCCCTCGCGAATCCGAGCGCGGCAAAGTAGGCGGCCGCACCCACGAGATCCAGCGCCTCATCGGCCGGTCGTTACGCAGCGTCGTCGACATGAAGGCCCTCGGCGAACGCACCATCATCCTCGACTGCGACGTCCTCCAGGCCGACGGAGGCACCCGCACCGCCGCTATCACCGGAGCCTGCGTAGCCCTCGCCCTGGCCATCAACAAGCTAGTAACCGCCGGCACCCTCAAGACCTCACCCCTGCGCCAGATGGTCGCCGCCACCTCCGTAGGCATCGTCGACGGCAACATCCTCCTCGACCTCGCCTACGAAGAAGACTCCCGCGCCACAGTCGACATGAACGTAGTCATGCTTGCCAATGGAGGCCTCGTCGAAACCCAGGCCACCGCCGAGAAAGACTCCTACTCCCGCAGGCAGCTAAGCGACATGCTCGACTACGCCGAAAAAGGAATTCACGAACTCCTCACCGCCCAACGCGCTATCCTCAACACTTCCGTCTAA
- the pncA gene encoding bifunctional nicotinamidase/pyrazinamidase: MHILQPTDALLVIDVQNDFMPGGALPVTDGDAVVPIINTLAQKFDHVILTQDWHPTAHISFASTHTKQPYETIEAPYGPQTLWPDHSLQHTDGAAFHPGLSIPHAELILRKGFRRHIDSYSAFLENDHTTPTGLAGYLRERGLKRLFLCGLAYDFCVRYSAIDGKHVGFETIVIEDATRAVNLPNSVAETNATLASLNVLRINSHEIEFA, from the coding sequence ATGCACATACTCCAGCCCACAGACGCCCTCCTCGTCATCGACGTCCAAAACGATTTCATGCCCGGCGGAGCCCTACCCGTCACCGACGGGGACGCCGTAGTCCCCATCATCAACACCCTCGCCCAAAAATTCGACCACGTCATCCTCACCCAGGACTGGCACCCCACCGCCCACATCTCCTTCGCCAGCACCCATACTAAACAACCCTACGAAACCATCGAAGCCCCCTACGGCCCGCAAACCCTTTGGCCCGATCACTCCCTCCAGCACACCGACGGCGCAGCCTTCCATCCCGGCCTCTCGATCCCCCACGCCGAACTCATCCTCCGCAAAGGCTTCCGCCGCCACATCGACAGCTACTCCGCCTTCCTCGAAAACGACCACACCACGCCCACCGGACTCGCCGGCTACCTTCGTGAGCGCGGCCTCAAGCGCCTCTTCCTCTGCGGCCTCGCCTACGACTTCTGCGTCCGCTACTCCGCCATCGACGGCAAACACGTGGGCTTCGAAACCATCGTCATTGAAGACGCCACCCGCGCCGTCAATCTGCCCAACAGCGTAGCCGAAACCAACGCAACCCTCGCCTCGCTCAATGTTCTACGCATCAACTCCCACGAGATCGAGTTCGCGTGA
- a CDS encoding acyl-CoA carboxylase subunit beta — protein sequence MAEGLTLDNALGSKVDVKAARFAANRAALAALLGGMREQEAVIRAGGGAKAAEAQHAKGRLTVRERLKLLLDEGTELTELGLWAAYGMYEEYGGAPAAGVVTGLGRVSGRLCMIIANDATVKAGAFFPMTAKKVLRAQTIALENRIPTLYLVDSAGVFLPLQEDVFPDTDDFGRVFRNNAVMSSLGIPQITAIMGMCVAGGAYLPVMTDTVLMTEGSGLFLAGPSLVQAAIGQKTGAEELGGASMHSEISGTVDFKEPNDHLCLARLRSLVGKIGDRTGAPFSVVAYDDVKDVPKYAAEDLYGLIDPDPAKAATNVYDMREVIARIVDRSEFDEYKADFGRTVLCGYARIGGRAVGIVANQKVHQAQTALDGSKRTEFGGVIYTESAQKAARFIMDCNQSLVPLIFLHDVNGFMVGKDAEWNGIIRAGAKMVSAVSTSVVPKITVIVGGSFGAGHYAMCGKAYDPRFLFAWPTARYAVMSGASAANTLVEVRVKQLERGGKTISEEERKGIYDEIKATYDSQADPRYGAARLWIDAIIDPVETRNVLMMALEAASLNPDVARFNPGVLQT from the coding sequence ATGGCGGAGGGTTTGACGTTGGACAACGCGTTGGGGTCGAAGGTGGATGTGAAGGCTGCCCGGTTTGCAGCGAACAGGGCGGCATTGGCGGCGTTGTTGGGTGGAATGCGAGAGCAGGAGGCGGTGATTCGCGCGGGTGGCGGGGCGAAGGCGGCGGAGGCGCAGCATGCCAAGGGGCGGCTGACGGTTCGGGAGCGGTTGAAGCTGTTGTTGGATGAGGGCACGGAGCTGACGGAGTTGGGGCTTTGGGCTGCGTATGGGATGTATGAGGAGTATGGCGGGGCTCCGGCGGCGGGGGTGGTGACCGGGCTGGGCAGGGTGAGCGGACGGCTATGCATGATCATCGCGAATGATGCGACGGTGAAGGCGGGTGCGTTCTTTCCGATGACGGCGAAGAAGGTGCTGCGGGCGCAGACGATTGCGCTGGAAAATCGGATTCCTACGCTGTATCTGGTGGACTCGGCGGGGGTGTTTTTGCCGCTGCAGGAGGATGTGTTTCCGGACACGGATGATTTTGGCAGGGTGTTTCGGAATAACGCTGTGATGAGCTCGCTGGGGATTCCGCAGATTACGGCAATTATGGGGATGTGCGTGGCGGGCGGTGCCTATCTGCCGGTGATGACGGACACGGTGCTGATGACGGAAGGCTCGGGATTGTTTCTGGCGGGGCCTTCGCTGGTGCAGGCGGCGATTGGGCAGAAGACGGGAGCGGAGGAACTGGGCGGTGCTTCGATGCACTCGGAGATCTCGGGGACAGTTGATTTTAAAGAGCCGAATGATCATTTGTGCCTTGCGCGGTTACGTTCTCTGGTAGGAAAGATCGGTGATAGAACGGGTGCGCCGTTTAGTGTTGTGGCTTACGACGATGTAAAGGATGTGCCTAAGTACGCGGCGGAAGATTTGTATGGGCTGATAGATCCCGATCCGGCTAAGGCTGCGACGAATGTGTATGACATGCGCGAGGTGATTGCGCGGATTGTCGATCGCAGTGAGTTTGATGAGTACAAGGCTGATTTTGGGCGGACGGTTTTGTGTGGGTATGCGCGGATTGGTGGACGGGCCGTGGGGATTGTCGCGAACCAGAAGGTGCATCAAGCGCAGACGGCTCTCGATGGAAGTAAGCGGACGGAGTTTGGCGGGGTGATCTATACGGAGAGCGCCCAGAAGGCGGCGCGGTTCATTATGGATTGCAATCAGAGTCTGGTGCCGCTGATTTTTTTGCATGATGTGAATGGGTTCATGGTGGGGAAGGATGCGGAGTGGAACGGGATTATTCGTGCAGGGGCGAAGATGGTGTCGGCCGTGTCGACGAGCGTGGTGCCGAAGATTACCGTGATTGTCGGCGGGAGTTTTGGGGCAGGACATTATGCGATGTGCGGGAAGGCTTATGATCCGCGGTTTTTGTTTGCGTGGCCTACGGCCCGGTATGCGGTGATGAGTGGAGCTTCGGCGGCGAATACGCTGGTGGAGGTTAGGGTGAAGCAGTTGGAGCGCGGGGGAAAGACGATCTCGGAGGAGGAGCGGAAGGGGATCTATGACGAGATCAAAGCGACGTATGATTCGCAGGCTGATCCGAGGTATGGGGCTGCGCGGCTTTGGATCGATGCGATTATTGATCCGGTGGAGACTCGGAATGTGTTAATGATGGCGTTGGAGGCGGCTAGTTTGAATCCTGACGTGGCTAGGTTTAATCCGGGGGTTTTGCAAACGTGA
- the lepB gene encoding signal peptidase I — protein MPGSTEEQKDTNESSLQGFASLCGTFAVGLFVMTFVFQNFAIPSASMASTLLVGDHVLVERATLAPPDSLTHFMPYRELRRGEPVVFYKPVEDANGENILVKRVIGIPGDRIHLRHGIVYLNGVAQNEPYAAKPTYANYDPYRDDFPSIPPARGSNVTAEWSLDLPTHIQGEDLVVPPGSYFVMGDNRTNSLDGRYWGLVPRSNLIGRPLFVYWSFETPEDQQYKMSPSERASFALHEFVHFFDQTRWRRTFHMVE, from the coding sequence ATGCCAGGAAGCACCGAAGAACAAAAGGACACCAACGAAAGCAGCCTTCAAGGATTCGCCTCGCTCTGCGGCACTTTCGCTGTCGGCCTCTTCGTCATGACCTTCGTCTTTCAAAACTTCGCCATTCCCTCTGCTTCCATGGCGAGCACCCTGCTCGTCGGCGATCATGTCCTCGTCGAGCGAGCAACCCTTGCGCCTCCCGATTCATTGACCCATTTCATGCCCTACCGTGAGCTTCGTCGCGGAGAGCCGGTCGTCTTCTACAAACCCGTCGAAGACGCAAACGGCGAAAACATCCTGGTCAAGCGGGTCATCGGGATCCCCGGCGACCGCATCCACCTCCGCCACGGCATCGTCTATCTCAACGGAGTAGCCCAGAACGAACCCTACGCAGCCAAGCCAACCTACGCCAACTACGACCCCTACCGCGACGACTTCCCTTCCATCCCACCCGCCCGCGGATCCAACGTCACCGCCGAGTGGTCTCTCGATCTCCCCACCCACATCCAGGGCGAAGACCTCGTCGTCCCTCCCGGCAGTTACTTCGTCATGGGCGACAACCGTACCAACAGTCTCGACGGCCGTTACTGGGGCTTAGTCCCGCGCAGCAACCTCATCGGACGCCCCCTCTTCGTCTATTGGTCCTTCGAGACCCCGGAAGACCAGCAATACAAGATGAGCCCCTCGGAGCGAGCCAGCTTCGCGCTTCACGAATTCGTCCACTTCTTCGACCAAACCCGCTGGCGCAGAACCTTTCACATGGTCGAATAG
- a CDS encoding enoyl-CoA hydratase/isomerase family protein: MSYKTILVTEEDGIKTIMLNRPDRRNAMTPEMQDELIAALEKAAVGHSRVVVLAGAGQAFCAGLDMVHLQSMADKSQAEHVADAERTARLFRMLYELPKPTIAMVHGAAIAGGTGLAAICDFTLAAPGVKFGFTEVKIGFVPALVSAFLTLQIGDKQARGLLLTGRLFQSEEALELGLVNEVVADGQLSARVYDLARCLKGNSPQSMAATKKLLAAQNQVWLDAAIAHSLAANSEAKMMHDFREGVTSFLEKRKPVWGKA; the protein is encoded by the coding sequence ATGAGCTACAAGACGATTCTGGTGACGGAAGAAGATGGGATTAAGACGATCATGCTGAATCGTCCGGACCGCAGGAATGCGATGACGCCGGAGATGCAGGATGAACTGATCGCTGCGTTGGAGAAGGCTGCGGTGGGGCATTCTCGTGTGGTGGTGCTGGCGGGCGCGGGGCAGGCGTTCTGCGCGGGGCTGGACATGGTGCACCTGCAGTCCATGGCGGATAAGTCGCAGGCGGAGCATGTTGCGGATGCGGAGAGAACGGCACGGCTGTTTCGCATGTTGTACGAGTTGCCGAAGCCGACGATCGCGATGGTGCATGGTGCGGCGATTGCCGGAGGGACGGGATTGGCAGCGATCTGTGACTTTACGCTGGCTGCTCCGGGCGTGAAGTTTGGATTTACCGAGGTGAAGATCGGGTTTGTGCCGGCGCTGGTGTCGGCGTTCTTGACGCTGCAGATTGGGGACAAGCAGGCTCGGGGACTGCTGCTGACGGGACGGTTGTTCCAGTCGGAGGAAGCGTTGGAACTCGGGTTGGTGAATGAGGTAGTTGCGGATGGGCAGCTGTCGGCGAGGGTGTATGACCTGGCGAGGTGTCTGAAGGGGAATAGTCCGCAGTCGATGGCGGCGACGAAGAAGCTGCTGGCGGCGCAGAACCAGGTGTGGCTGGATGCGGCGATTGCGCACTCGTTGGCGGCGAATTCGGAGGCGAAGATGATGCATGATTTCCGCGAGGGCGTGACGTCGTTTCTGGAGAAGCGGAAGCCAGTGTGGGGGAAGGCTTAA
- a CDS encoding acyl-CoA thioesterase — protein MSKAVVAKPFVAETKVRVRYAETDQMGVVYHANYLVWFEVGRVEYIRQLGLDYKSMEREEGCGIAVADVSARFKAPAQYDDELVIQTRLLAVRGPVIRFGYRIVRAADHRLLCEGETVHIVVGKDMKRMPLPKKYADRFAEHLIR, from the coding sequence ATGAGTAAAGCTGTAGTAGCGAAGCCGTTCGTCGCCGAGACGAAGGTGCGAGTACGGTATGCCGAGACGGATCAGATGGGCGTGGTGTATCACGCGAACTATCTGGTTTGGTTTGAGGTGGGGCGTGTGGAGTACATCCGGCAATTAGGGTTGGATTACAAGTCGATGGAGCGCGAGGAAGGGTGCGGGATCGCGGTGGCGGATGTGTCGGCGCGGTTCAAGGCTCCGGCGCAGTATGACGATGAGCTGGTGATACAGACTCGGCTGCTCGCGGTTCGTGGCCCGGTGATCCGGTTCGGTTACAGGATTGTTAGGGCGGCGGATCATCGGTTGTTGTGCGAGGGAGAGACTGTGCATATCGTTGTGGGCAAGGATATGAAGAGGATGCCGCTGCCGAAGAAATATGCGGACCGTTTTGCCGAGCATCTCATCAGATAG
- a CDS encoding sigma-54-dependent transcriptional regulator → MNSVLVGTDTSEMKQRETTRAGARDVAPSGVLVGVSPLGVDGEPRVVSTEGTPSLHVLVVDDDAAVRKACCVIAGGKGFAVGEAGSVAQAKAILKHRKIDLLLLDLKLPDGGGLALLEQVKTLYPDTAVVVMTAFATVASAVEAMRIGAGDYLTKPFALEELMTVLDRAAQRRHFDLESRLLREKLRTQQGAGGLVGQSPEMEKLYRILSKVAFSTHPVLILGESGTGKELVARSIHFNGPNATKPFVPVDCGSLVPTLIESELFGHVKGAFTGADRAKEGLLATAEGGTVFLDEIGELPLDLQAKLLRALQEKEVRPVGSTQARPISARVLAATNRDLMAMVEQGRFRRDLYFRLNVVNLRIPPLRDRRSDIPLLAMHFLEQMKKESGMAYEFSDDTLRVMGEYDWPGNVRELENAIERACALSSGPVLHMGDLPTQLQDFRMQRVPTGYGSETDAVAQVEGNGVGMGDGGIVSIAEMEKHAILGTIRQLKGDKLMAARLLGIGKTTLYRKLKEYGITDGLGD, encoded by the coding sequence ATGAATAGTGTCCTGGTGGGGACGGATACGAGTGAGATGAAGCAGAGGGAGACGACTCGTGCTGGAGCGCGGGATGTCGCGCCTTCGGGGGTGTTGGTGGGCGTGTCGCCGCTTGGGGTCGATGGCGAGCCGCGAGTAGTTTCGACGGAGGGAACACCTTCGCTGCATGTGCTAGTCGTGGACGATGACGCGGCGGTGCGGAAGGCTTGCTGTGTCATCGCTGGCGGCAAGGGCTTTGCGGTGGGTGAGGCAGGGAGTGTGGCGCAGGCGAAGGCGATCCTGAAGCATAGGAAGATCGATCTGCTGCTACTGGATCTGAAGCTGCCGGATGGCGGCGGGTTGGCTCTACTGGAGCAGGTGAAGACGCTCTATCCCGATACGGCTGTGGTGGTGATGACGGCGTTTGCGACGGTGGCGTCGGCGGTGGAGGCGATGCGGATCGGCGCGGGGGATTATCTGACGAAGCCGTTTGCGCTTGAGGAGCTGATGACGGTGCTGGATCGTGCGGCGCAGCGGCGGCACTTCGATTTGGAGAGCAGGTTGCTGCGGGAGAAGCTGCGAACTCAGCAAGGCGCGGGTGGACTTGTGGGGCAGTCGCCGGAGATGGAGAAGCTGTACAGGATTCTGTCGAAGGTGGCGTTTTCGACGCATCCGGTGCTGATTCTGGGGGAGAGCGGCACGGGCAAGGAGTTGGTGGCGCGGTCGATCCACTTCAATGGGCCGAATGCTACCAAGCCGTTTGTGCCGGTGGATTGCGGGTCGCTGGTGCCGACGTTGATAGAGAGTGAACTGTTCGGGCATGTGAAGGGAGCCTTCACGGGGGCTGACCGCGCGAAGGAGGGGTTGCTGGCGACGGCTGAGGGCGGCACGGTGTTTCTGGATGAGATCGGCGAGTTGCCGCTGGATCTGCAGGCGAAGCTGCTGCGAGCATTGCAGGAGAAAGAGGTGCGTCCGGTAGGGTCGACGCAGGCGAGGCCGATCTCGGCGCGGGTGTTGGCGGCGACGAATCGCGATTTGATGGCGATGGTAGAGCAGGGGCGGTTTCGTCGGGACCTCTACTTTAGATTGAATGTGGTGAATCTGCGAATTCCCCCGCTGCGGGATCGACGGAGCGATATTCCGTTGCTGGCGATGCATTTTCTGGAGCAGATGAAGAAGGAGTCGGGGATGGCGTATGAGTTCTCGGATGACACGCTGCGGGTGATGGGGGAGTATGACTGGCCAGGCAATGTGCGCGAGCTGGAGAATGCGATTGAGAGGGCATGTGCGCTGTCGTCAGGGCCGGTGCTGCATATGGGCGATCTGCCGACGCAGTTGCAGGACTTTCGCATGCAGCGGGTGCCGACGGGGTATGGCTCGGAGACCGATGCTGTTGCGCAGGTGGAGGGGAACGGTGTTGGGATGGGCGATGGCGGGATTGTCTCGATTGCGGAGATGGAGAAGCATGCAATTCTGGGGACGATTCGACAGCTCAAGGGCGATAAATTGATGGCCGCTCGGCTGCTGGGGATCGGAAAGACGACGCTCTACCGTAAGCTGAAGGAGTATGGGATTACGGATGGTCTGGGTGATTAG